One Flavobacterium sp. 90 DNA segment encodes these proteins:
- a CDS encoding LacI family DNA-binding transcriptional regulator: protein MDKKYTIKDIAKMAGVSKGTVDRVLHNRGKVSPTALEKINEVLNVIDYQPNLIARNLKSTKVYRICVLLPDPEIDSYWLPCVNGIQEAITEFKAYSVVIETHYFNPESTKSFLSTNENIIKKSPDAVLIAPLFHKETLEIVKQYDELNIMVNTFNNQIEGESIKSFVGQDLYKSGRVAASLMNLILTDGQIAIIHIDESLKNAVHMQEKEKGFRNYFDEKKIAGFSLTTLKLKHPNVETKFLAFVEENPNLKGIFITTSKAYQIASILSSIKTKKIAIIGYDLVEKNVNFLNQGLVHFLIHQNQKRQAYLGVSTLVEHFLFRKDIPETILLPIDIINVENATFYIS, encoded by the coding sequence ATGGATAAAAAGTACACAATTAAGGATATAGCAAAAATGGCTGGAGTTTCTAAAGGAACTGTTGACCGCGTTTTGCACAATAGAGGAAAAGTATCTCCAACGGCTTTAGAGAAAATCAATGAGGTTTTGAACGTTATTGATTATCAGCCCAACTTAATTGCCCGAAATTTAAAAAGCACAAAAGTCTATAGAATTTGTGTTTTACTTCCGGATCCTGAAATTGACTCTTACTGGCTTCCGTGCGTAAACGGAATTCAGGAAGCAATAACCGAGTTTAAAGCTTATAGTGTCGTAATCGAAACGCACTATTTTAATCCGGAAAGCACTAAATCATTTTTAAGCACAAACGAAAACATCATCAAGAAATCGCCTGACGCTGTTTTGATCGCTCCGTTATTCCATAAAGAAACTTTGGAAATCGTTAAACAATATGACGAATTGAATATTATGGTGAATACTTTTAATAATCAAATCGAAGGCGAATCTATTAAAAGTTTTGTTGGACAAGACTTGTACAAAAGCGGACGCGTAGCGGCAAGTTTAATGAATCTGATTTTGACTGACGGTCAAATTGCGATTATACACATTGACGAAAGCCTTAAAAATGCGGTTCACATGCAGGAAAAGGAAAAAGGCTTCAGAAATTATTTTGACGAAAAAAAGATTGCCGGTTTTTCTTTGACAACTCTAAAACTAAAACACCCAAATGTTGAAACTAAATTTTTGGCATTTGTAGAAGAGAATCCAAATTTGAAAGGAATTTTCATCACGACTTCAAAAGCATATCAAATCGCTTCTATCCTATCTTCGATAAAAACAAAAAAAATTGCGATTATAGGCTACGATTTAGTCGAAAAAAATGTGAACTTCCTAAACCAGGGATTGGTTCACTTTTTAATTCACCAAAATCAAAAAAGACAAGCTTATCTTGGAGTGAGTACTTTAGTCGAACATTTTTTATTCCGCAAAGATATTCCGGAAACAATATTACTGCCTATTGATATTATTAATGTCGAGAATGCTACATTTTACATTTCTTAA
- a CDS encoding sugar-binding protein, producing MKEYQVVLIDKNQKSANEFLDSELWKKANCLTDFSSPWKNDAVSKIEFRALWDLENLFFNFRVFDTDIYRDQKDNSFDSIGNSDRVELFFRANDSLNPYYCLEMDTAARIMDFEARPNKDFDFDWKWPKKDIDVKASKDETSFMVEGRISIQSLESLNLIKDNTIETGVFRAKFSLAENLQYDATWISWVNPNTETPNFHIASSFGKFILSPRI from the coding sequence GTGAAAGAATATCAGGTAGTTTTAATCGATAAAAATCAAAAAAGTGCTAATGAATTTTTAGATTCTGAGCTATGGAAAAAAGCAAATTGTTTAACTGATTTTTCTTCACCATGGAAAAATGATGCTGTTTCTAAAATAGAATTTAGAGCACTTTGGGATCTGGAAAATCTCTTTTTTAATTTTAGAGTTTTTGATACCGATATTTATAGAGATCAAAAAGACAATAGTTTTGATAGTATTGGAAATTCTGATAGAGTAGAACTTTTCTTTCGCGCGAATGATTCTTTAAATCCTTATTACTGTCTTGAAATGGATACTGCAGCGCGAATAATGGATTTTGAAGCGCGACCAAACAAAGATTTTGATTTTGATTGGAAATGGCCTAAAAAGGATATTGATGTAAAAGCTTCAAAAGACGAAACTTCATTTATGGTCGAAGGCCGAATTAGTATTCAATCTTTAGAAAGTTTAAATCTAATTAAAGATAATACAATCGAGACGGGAGTTTTTAGAGCGAAATTTTCTCTGGCTGAAAATCTACAATACGATGCAACCTGGATTTCTTGGGTAAATCCAAATACTGAAACGCCTAATTTTCATATCGCTTCTTCTTTTGGGAAATTTATTTTAAGCCCACGGATTTAA
- the nagB gene encoding glucosamine-6-phosphate deaminase has product MLKSKIDKATGFEKRFENINTVVFENSNDASKAVAQEIAALIQSKQKENKPCILGLATGSSPKGLYAELVRLHKEEGLSFKNVISFNLDEYYPMEPNSINSYVRFMKELLFDHVDILPENAHVPDGLLTKEQIADYCHEYEAKIEALGGIDLQILGIGGNGHIGFNESGSLQNSKTRLVALDHITRVAASKDFFGLSNTPRTAITLGVKKIMEAKQVILLAWGEGKANIVKKSVEDEVTNRVPASFLQEHNNAVFILDKEASSKLTRINKPWLVEKVVWTDKLTRKAVLGLALQLKKPILMLTDADYIEHGMSDLLADSGPAYDINIKIFNKLQNTITGWPGGKPNSDDTNRPERAEPAKKRVLIFSPHPDDDIISMGGTFMRLQEQGHEVHVAYQTSGNIAVADDEALRFARFVIDYNEKFGIKSAEADSIYQKAATFLTNKKNSEIDIPEVRYIKGLIRKGEARATSHFVGLTDDQIHFMELPFYETGTIEKKPIGQEDIQLTMDLIEKIKPHQIYAAGDLADPHGTHKVCLDAIFEAVKALKPKSFMDDCWLWLYRGAWQEWGIDEVEMAVPMSPDQVLAKRHGIFKHQSQKDGVVFQGTDAREFWQRAEDRNAETAALYQQLGLATYAAMEAFVRWHY; this is encoded by the coding sequence ATGTTAAAAAGTAAAATCGACAAAGCAACGGGGTTCGAGAAACGATTCGAAAACATCAATACGGTTGTTTTTGAAAATTCAAATGATGCTTCAAAAGCGGTTGCTCAAGAAATTGCAGCTTTAATTCAATCCAAACAAAAAGAAAACAAGCCTTGTATTTTAGGTCTTGCAACTGGTTCTTCTCCAAAAGGATTATATGCAGAATTGGTACGTTTGCATAAAGAAGAAGGTTTAAGTTTTAAGAACGTAATTAGTTTTAACTTGGATGAATATTATCCAATGGAACCAAATTCTATCAACAGTTATGTTCGTTTTATGAAAGAATTACTGTTTGATCATGTCGATATTTTACCTGAAAACGCTCATGTTCCGGACGGACTTTTAACAAAAGAACAAATCGCTGATTATTGCCACGAATATGAAGCTAAAATCGAAGCTTTGGGAGGAATCGATCTTCAGATTTTGGGAATTGGAGGTAACGGACATATTGGTTTTAATGAGTCAGGATCGTTACAAAACTCAAAAACTCGTTTGGTGGCATTAGATCACATTACCAGAGTTGCTGCAAGTAAAGATTTCTTCGGATTAAGTAATACGCCAAGAACTGCAATCACGCTTGGAGTTAAAAAAATCATGGAAGCCAAACAAGTTATTTTATTGGCTTGGGGAGAAGGAAAAGCAAATATTGTAAAAAAATCAGTTGAAGATGAAGTTACGAATCGTGTTCCAGCTTCGTTTTTGCAAGAACATAATAATGCCGTTTTTATTTTAGATAAGGAAGCATCTTCAAAACTTACAAGAATCAACAAACCTTGGTTGGTAGAAAAAGTAGTTTGGACAGATAAACTGACTCGTAAAGCGGTTTTAGGATTGGCGCTTCAGCTTAAAAAACCAATTTTAATGCTTACAGATGCAGATTATATCGAACACGGAATGAGCGATTTATTGGCTGATTCAGGTCCTGCATACGACATCAACATTAAAATTTTCAATAAATTACAAAATACAATTACAGGTTGGCCAGGCGGAAAACCAAATTCAGACGATACAAATCGTCCTGAAAGAGCAGAGCCAGCTAAAAAACGTGTATTGATTTTTAGCCCGCATCCTGATGATGATATCATTAGTATGGGAGGAACTTTCATGCGTTTGCAAGAGCAAGGACATGAAGTGCACGTTGCGTATCAAACTTCTGGAAATATCGCTGTAGCGGATGATGAAGCGTTGCGTTTTGCAAGATTCGTAATTGATTACAATGAAAAATTCGGAATCAAAAGTGCTGAAGCAGATAGTATTTACCAAAAAGCAGCTACTTTTTTAACGAATAAAAAGAACAGTGAAATTGATATTCCTGAAGTACGTTACATTAAAGGATTAATCAGAAAAGGGGAGGCGAGAGCAACAAGTCATTTTGTTGGTTTGACAGATGATCAGATTCATTTTATGGAATTGCCTTTCTACGAAACCGGAACTATCGAGAAAAAACCAATTGGACAAGAAGATATTCAATTGACAATGGATTTAATCGAAAAAATTAAACCACATCAAATATACGCTGCAGGAGATTTAGCAGATCCACACGGAACTCATAAAGTTTGTCTTGATGCTATTTTTGAAGCTGTAAAAGCACTTAAACCAAAATCATTTATGGATGATTGCTGGTTATGGTTGTACCGCGGAGCTTGGCAAGAATGGGGAATTGACGAAGTTGAAATGGCGGTACCAATGAGTCCGGATCAGGTTTTGGCAAAACGTCACGGAATCTTTAAACACCAATCTCAAAAAGACGGAGTTGTTTTTCAGGGAACAGATGCCAGAGAATTTTGGCAAAGAGCCGAAGACAGAAATGCCGAAACAGCTGCTTTGTACCAGCAACTTGGTTTAGCAACATACGCCGCAATGGAAGCTTTCGTGAGATGGCACTATTAA
- a CDS encoding sugar phosphate nucleotidyltransferase: protein MHNNLVILAGGASSRMKKEAVLDNLSPEEIAQANERSKGLIGVGGSGRPLLDYLLLNAKKAGYKNIYIIIGEQGELFKEFYGSQNVNNDFHGLNISFAVQYIPEGRIKPFGTADALFQAVEQFPELNSQQYSVCNSDNLYSAKALLALRETNSPNAFIAYDRDALEFPSERISRFAIAKLDQNNQLLDILEKPSADVLNDYKDIEGKIRVSMNAFKFNGSTLYTHLKNCPVHPERDEKELPTVLLNSVKENPNTTLGIPFSEHVPDLTAKEDIADVKAYLKKYYPVLDWQT from the coding sequence ATGCACAACAATTTAGTTATTCTTGCGGGTGGAGCATCTTCCCGCATGAAAAAAGAAGCCGTTCTTGATAATTTATCACCGGAAGAAATCGCTCAGGCAAACGAAAGAAGTAAAGGTTTAATTGGCGTTGGCGGAAGCGGTAGACCTTTATTAGATTACCTTTTATTGAATGCCAAAAAAGCCGGATATAAAAACATCTACATTATTATAGGTGAACAAGGTGAGCTTTTTAAAGAGTTTTACGGAAGTCAAAATGTCAACAATGATTTTCACGGACTTAATATTTCATTTGCCGTGCAATATATTCCGGAAGGAAGAATAAAACCATTTGGTACAGCCGATGCTTTGTTTCAGGCAGTTGAACAATTTCCGGAGTTGAATTCTCAGCAATATTCGGTTTGCAATAGTGATAATTTATATTCGGCGAAAGCCTTATTGGCGCTTAGAGAAACCAATAGTCCAAATGCTTTTATCGCTTATGATCGTGATGCATTGGAATTTCCTTCTGAAAGAATCTCGCGTTTTGCCATTGCCAAATTAGATCAGAATAATCAGTTATTGGACATCTTAGAAAAACCTTCGGCAGATGTTTTAAATGATTATAAAGATATTGAGGGGAAAATCAGAGTAAGTATGAATGCTTTTAAATTTAACGGAAGTACATTATATACACATCTTAAAAATTGTCCGGTTCATCCTGAAAGAGACGAAAAAGAATTGCCAACGGTACTTTTAAATTCGGTAAAAGAGAATCCAAATACAACCTTAGGAATTCCTTTTTCAGAACACGTTCCGGATCTGACAGCAAAAGAAGATATTGCCGATGTAAAAGCATATTTGAAGAAATATTATCCGGTTTTAGACTGGCAGACATAA
- a CDS encoding sugar MFS transporter: MSNIESALHIDKRSTIIPMIILTALFFILGFVTWLNGPLIPFFQLACELTSSQAYFVTFAFYIAYFVMAVPSSWVIEKVGYKNGISLGLLIIAAGAFMFYPAAESRTFLLFLIALFVMGTGLAILQTASNPYVVVIGPRESAAARISVLGIANKLAGFVAPLILTALVLSNMQEFTADKIALLDSVSKTNALNSLALQLQRPYLYMGLIIMVLALLVKLSPLPEIDLDEDGNVTHLSIFKQIRNAFRRPQLVLGVITLMLYLAAEVLAGDSIGGFGKELGVYGTEGNFYLKLTSFTMSAMVVGYILGITLIPKYVSQVTALKASGVLGLILVLAIVLISPKIMIQLPGIPNLPVVLLLVALLGLANALCWPAIWPMALEDLGGYTKIGSAILIMGIIGGAIFPLFYGMITENINASNIANGTAEISKSGNQIAYLMLLPSYLMILFYAVKGHKYRSW, encoded by the coding sequence ATGTCAAACATTGAAAGTGCATTACATATAGACAAGAGGAGTACTATTATTCCGATGATAATCTTAACTGCATTATTTTTTATTCTGGGTTTTGTAACCTGGCTAAACGGACCATTAATTCCATTTTTTCAATTGGCGTGTGAGTTGACCTCTTCGCAAGCTTATTTTGTAACTTTTGCTTTTTATATTGCCTATTTTGTAATGGCAGTTCCATCATCTTGGGTAATTGAAAAAGTAGGGTATAAAAATGGTATTTCGTTAGGATTATTAATCATTGCAGCCGGAGCATTTATGTTCTATCCAGCAGCCGAAAGTAGAACTTTTTTATTATTTTTGATTGCATTGTTTGTAATGGGAACTGGTTTGGCAATTTTGCAGACAGCCTCGAATCCTTACGTAGTTGTTATTGGCCCAAGAGAAAGCGCTGCTGCGAGAATTAGTGTTTTAGGAATTGCCAATAAGTTAGCAGGATTTGTAGCGCCATTGATATTGACAGCTTTAGTTTTGTCTAATATGCAAGAGTTTACAGCTGATAAAATTGCTTTATTGGATTCCGTTTCAAAAACAAACGCTCTAAATTCACTTGCATTACAATTGCAAAGACCATATCTTTATATGGGATTGATTATTATGGTTTTGGCATTGTTAGTAAAGCTGTCGCCATTGCCGGAAATCGATTTGGATGAAGACGGAAATGTTACGCATTTAAGTATTTTTAAGCAAATCAGAAATGCATTCAGACGTCCGCAATTGGTTTTAGGCGTAATCACTTTAATGCTGTATTTAGCTGCCGAAGTTTTAGCCGGAGATTCTATTGGAGGTTTCGGAAAAGAATTGGGAGTATATGGAACAGAAGGAAATTTTTATTTAAAGTTAACTTCCTTTACAATGTCAGCAATGGTTGTGGGGTATATATTAGGAATCACATTAATACCTAAATATGTATCGCAAGTTACAGCCTTGAAGGCATCAGGAGTTTTAGGTTTAATTTTAGTATTGGCAATAGTTTTGATTTCGCCAAAAATAATGATTCAGTTGCCTGGAATTCCAAATCTGCCGGTTGTATTACTTTTAGTAGCATTATTAGGTTTGGCAAATGCACTTTGCTGGCCTGCAATTTGGCCAATGGCATTAGAAGATCTAGGAGGTTATACTAAAATTGGAAGCGCAATTTTGATCATGGGAATCATTGGAGGAGCAATTTTTCCTTTGTTCTACGGAATGATCACAGAAAATATAAACGCATCAAATATTGCAAACGGAACCGCAGAAATTTCAAAAAGCGGAAATCAGATTGCCTATTTAATGTTGTTACCATCTTATTTAATGATTCTTTTTTATGCTGTGAAAGGTCATAAATACAGAAGTTGGTAA
- a CDS encoding galactokinase family protein, with amino-acid sequence MKKITSLAPGRTCLFGDHQDYLGLPVIACAIDRNIKLTAEQNNTKTFVLNMIDIDEVRVIDIDATFDTLEPRDYFASSLRVLRRYGCLPNVGYNITITGDIPINSGTSSSSALLMAWIQFLISAFGVNQEVTSEFISKVGYESEVLEHGEPGGMMDHFSIGVGNVVYINTKEPFSFKVIRKDLKGLITGVSGVPKETIGLIGEIKGNALMSIGIVKQNFPDFDLYTSEIEDIDRYRNCLPDRLIPFFEAAIKNYHYTKEALKEFEKPVLDLKKIGDLMNQHHEVLRDLLKITVPRIDDMINAALRAGAYGAKIVGSGGGGSIVVIADPKNENQVIEAILKAGAQEAYAVSVDPGVRVIENI; translated from the coding sequence GTGAAAAAAATTACTTCATTAGCCCCAGGTCGGACATGTCTCTTTGGAGATCATCAAGATTATTTAGGATTGCCGGTTATCGCCTGTGCAATTGATAGAAATATAAAACTAACTGCTGAACAAAATAACACCAAAACATTTGTTCTGAATATGATTGATATCGATGAAGTTCGTGTCATTGATATCGATGCAACTTTTGATACATTAGAGCCACGAGATTATTTTGCTTCCTCATTGCGTGTTTTACGCAGATACGGTTGTTTACCAAATGTAGGTTACAATATCACAATTACCGGAGATATTCCCATTAATTCAGGAACATCAAGTTCATCGGCATTATTAATGGCTTGGATTCAGTTTTTGATTTCGGCTTTTGGCGTAAATCAGGAAGTTACCTCTGAGTTTATTTCAAAAGTAGGTTACGAATCTGAAGTTCTCGAACATGGAGAACCAGGAGGAATGATGGATCATTTTAGCATTGGAGTTGGAAATGTGGTGTATATTAATACCAAAGAACCTTTTTCGTTTAAAGTAATTAGAAAAGATTTAAAAGGTTTAATTACAGGAGTTTCGGGCGTGCCAAAAGAAACAATTGGTTTAATTGGCGAAATAAAAGGAAACGCACTAATGTCTATAGGAATTGTCAAGCAAAATTTCCCTGATTTTGATCTTTATACTTCTGAAATTGAAGATATAGATCGCTACAGAAATTGTTTGCCGGATAGATTGATTCCGTTTTTTGAAGCGGCGATAAAAAATTATCATTATACAAAAGAAGCTTTAAAAGAGTTTGAAAAACCAGTTTTAGACCTTAAAAAAATTGGAGATTTAATGAATCAGCATCACGAAGTTTTGCGAGATTTATTAAAAATTACAGTTCCACGAATTGATGATATGATCAATGCAGCTTTGCGTGCAGGCGCTTATGGTGCTAAAATTGTAGGTTCTGGCGGCGGCGGAAGTATTGTTGTAATTGCCGATCCTAAAAATGAAAATCAGGTAATTGAAGCTATTTTAAAAGCCGGAGCGCAGGAAGCTTATGCCGTGTCTGTAGATCCTGGTGTGAGAGTTATTGAAAATATTTAA